The following proteins come from a genomic window of Ursus arctos isolate Adak ecotype North America unplaced genomic scaffold, UrsArc2.0 scaffold_12, whole genome shotgun sequence:
- the CUNH1orf141 gene encoding uncharacterized protein C1orf141 homolog: MAEKILEKLDILDEQAKILLARRAKKNRLQSQGKKKTSVTPLTFDFQLQFEEDIVPSISKKVPRITEDKSYSIKKTKRYVCFKNEPEPSKSDFEKLNLRLHFAPTNIKNQESKSTAQTEKKPGESFDLAGHLEDYVNKRRKSPPQIDVSTEENKTIKKDQLSEYCSIRKKSLLPLCFEDELKKPNAKIINISPPKTVTSHVEQNDTNPIIFHETGYVQMFLLTKNRLPLHPMEKENIYPYKKADFVLERNCEILKSLISDQFIIPSKPKRITPTTWKRDIQALSFEVGRRVVEGKLRKKTNKQTLENIPWSKLYNFSQTFSSLTKKFVGFFDKSVIQEKSARHGNIERMFSTVKPRSKFSPLPVKHYSKPLKNILKVHKLNNVTPMDDLLN, from the exons ATGGCagaaaaaatattagagaagTTAGATATTCTGGATGAGCAAGCAAAGATACTTTTGGCCAGAAGAGCAAAG AAAAACAGGCTTCAgagtcaaggaaagaaaaagacttcaGTTACACCCCTGACGTTTGACTTTCAGTTACAATTTGAAGAGGATATTGTTCCATCCATATCTAAGAAAGTACCCAGGATCACAGAAGACAAATCatacagtattaaaaaaacaaaaag atatgtctgcTTCAAAAATGAACCTGAACCTAGTAAGAGtgattttgaaaagttaaatttAAGACTACACTTTGCaccaacaaatataaaaaatcaagaaagcaaGTCAACAG ctcaaacagaaaaaaaacctggGGAATCATTTGATTTGGCTGGTCACTTAGAAGATTATGTCAATAAAAg aagaaaatctcCCCCACAGATAGATGTTagcacagaagaaaacaaaaccatcaaAAAAGATCAATTAAGTGAATATTGTTCCATAAGGAAGAAAAGCTTGCTTCCCCTGTGCTTTGAGGATGAATTGAAAAAGCCAAATGCCAAGATAATCAACATTAGTCCACCAAAGACAGTAACTTCTCACGTG GAACAAAATGACACAAATCCCATAATTTTCCATGAGACTGGATATGTACAAATGTTTCTTTTGACAAAAAATAGGCTTCCTCTCCATcctatggaaaaagaaaacatttacccATACAAAAAAGCAGATTTCGTTTTAGAAAGAAATTGTGAAATCCTCAAATCTTTAATTAGTGATCAATTTATCATTCCTTCCAAACCTAAAAGAATTACACCTACAACATGGAAAAGAGATATACAAGCACTATCTTTTGAAGTGGGCCGTAGAGTTGTAGAGGGTAAACTAAGGAAGAAAACTAATAAGCAGACACTTGAAAACATACCCTGGAGTAAACTCTATAATTTCTCACAGACTTTTTCCAGCCTAACAAAAAAATTTGTTGGCTTCTTTGATAAAAGTGTTATTCAAGAAAAGAGTGCTAGACATGGCAACATTGAAAGAATGTTTTCTACAGTAAAACCAAGGAGCAAATTCAGTCCCTTACCTGTCAAACATTACtcaaagcctttaaaaaatatactcaaagtccataaattaaataatgtaacaCCAATGGATGATTTGTTAAACTAA